The Toxoplasma gondii ME49 chromosome XII, whole genome shotgun sequence genome includes a region encoding these proteins:
- a CDS encoding protein disulfide isomerase-related protein (provisional), putative (encoded by transcript TGME49_249270~Signal peptide predicted by SignalP 2.0 HMM (probability 0.642) with cleavage site probability 0.465 at residue 27) — MAFTGARMRRGAPLSSLLCLAPGCTYTGKNSACRWTVDVCWALLVDFRKQVDDAAFALPRGNDALSARFFLPSLACLSCLVHTVDAETKTHVFLGCSPCLFSALEFKPPCGSRFLKVFKMALAQTQHLALLLAVLSVLTGAQAGLYAPNGPVKVLSGQQFKEQVVGSNDLFIVEFYADWCGHCQRFAPEFEKAAKALRGIVTLVAVSDQSAMGEYGVQGFPTVKAFVGRGGKPPKTFDYNQGRDAASLIEFAVMHAGKLARARLAGKIDAGTDAKPSEKAGSPEKETSDVIELTDGNFNQLVMKDDKSVWFVEFYAPWCGHCKALAPTWEEVATALKGKVKVGKVDATVEKVLASTYGIRGFPTLKLFPAGEKSVGLVKDYEGARTTEALLKYAMEFFSVNVTTEQLLNESQFRKACGDQLCVLAFLPHILDSKTEKRNEYLATLNRVVRASFHMPIAFFWSQGGDQYEFEEQLNLAFGYPAVVAVHLSKGKYAIHRGDFSQESINTFLTQLLAGKAPISELPKNLKKLEESRAWDGKDEELPKDEL; from the exons ATGGCGTTCACAGGCGCGCGCATGCGGCGCGGTGcacctctctcgtctcttctctgcctaGCCCctgggtgtacgtacaccggaaAGAACAGCGCGTGCAGGTGGACTGTGGACGTTTGTTGGGCACTTTTGGTGGATTTTCGGAAGCAGGTTGACGACGCGGCCTTTGCTCTCCCCAGAGGCAACGACGCCCTCTCTGCGCggttctttcttccctccctggcttgtctctcttgtcttgtGCACACTGTCGACGCCGAGACAAAAACGCATGTTTTCCTCGGCTGTTccccttgtctcttttcggcTCTCGAATTTAAACCTCCCTGCGGATCTCGCTTCCTCAAAGTCTTCAAAATGGCACTTGCACAGACGCAGcacctcgcgcttctcctcgctgtcctcTCGGTCCTCACTGGCGCTCAGGCTGGACTCTACGCGCCCAACGGACCTGTAAAGGTTCTCTCTGGTCAACAGTTCAAGGAACAAGTCGTCGGCTCCAACGACCTCTTCATCGTCGAGTTCTATGCCGACTG GTGCGGACACTGCCAGCGCTTTGCGCCTGAATtcgagaaggcagcgaaggctCTTCGGGGCATTGTCACTCTCGTTGCGGTCTCAGACCAATCTGCAATGGGAGAGTATGGCGTCCAAGGCTTCCCCACTGTCAAGGCCTTCGTTGGACGAG GTGGAAAACCCCCAAAGACGTTCGACTACAAccaaggaagagacgcggcgTCTCTCATCGAATTCGCGGTGATGCATGCAGGGAAACTCGCGAGAGCTCGCCTAGCAG ggAAAATCGACGCTGGCACCGACGCGAAACCCTCTGAAAAAGCCGGCTCACCGGAGAAGGAGACCTCAGACGTCATCGAGTTGACAGATGGCAACTTCAACCAGTTGGTCATGAAGGACGACAAAAGCGTCTG GTTCGTCGAGTTCTACGCGCCCTGGTGTGGTCACTGCAAGGCCCTCGCGCCGACATGGGAGGAAGTTGCGACAGCGCTGAAAGGCAAAGTGAAAGTTGGCAAGGTAGATGCTACGGTGGAAAAAGTCCTCGCGAGCACCTACGGCATTCGG GGATTTCCGACTTTGAAACTCTTCCcggcaggcgagaagagcgtcGGCCTCGTCAAGGACTACGAAGGCGCTCGGACGACGGAGGCGCTTCTCAAATACGCCATGGAGTTCTTCAG TGTGAATGTGACTACAGAGCAGCTGTTGAACGAGAGTCAGTTTCGCAAAGCCTGCGGAGACCagctctgcgtcctcgcctttctgccGCACATCCTCGACAgcaaaacggagaagagaaacgagtaCCTCGCGACCTTGAACCGAGTCGTCAGAGCGTCCTTCCACATGCCGATCGCCTTCTTTTGGTCTCAAG gAGGAGACCAGTATGAATTTGAAGAGCAACTGAACCTCGCCTTCGGCTACCCCGCCGTCGTGGCTGTCCATCTGTCGAAGGGGAAATACGCGATCCACCGTGGAGATTTCAGCCAG GAAAGCATTAACACCTTCTTGACTCAACTCCTGGCGGGGAAGGCGCCGATCTCGGAGCTCCCCAAGAACctgaagaagctggaggAGTCGCGTGCGTGGGATGGCAAAGATGAAGAACTTCCGAAAGATGAACTTTGA
- a CDS encoding hypothetical protein (encoded by transcript TGME49_249280), which produces MRGVSVEPQIVRVRRAKETLSAFSVGPLRLVLAFALLLGEEGSRSRCSLFFADEDSEAEALQSVDVSSSASGERCTTEGLLQHQSPVEGADAERKEKRAIEIAVDSDDEATAEDVGPDRAGQITAAGERCERSSAEDRALEMSPGGLHALSDQSPGVSGTDEDEALLAERREEASDASADTQTRAADVRREIRDPREEEQEEKENEERKKNGDEETTEKEAVETHTLDEKEKEAILQSLFVDFDEDEDPQRDACTVGRLLLLHSRLWLEIV; this is translated from the coding sequence ATGCGCGGGGTGTCTGTGGAGCCGCAGATCGTTCGGGtgaggagagcgaaagagactcTGTCCGCGTTTTCTGTGGGTCCGCTGCGTCTCGTGCTGGCCTTCGCTTTATTGCtaggggaagaagggagtCGCTCAAGGtgctctctgtttttcgccgACGAGGACAGTGAAGCAGAGGCTCTTCAGAGCGTGGACGTCTCGTCCTCCGCTTCCGGGGAGAGGTGCACGACAGAAGGCCTGCTGCAACACCAGAGCCCGGTAGAaggagcagacgcagaacggAAGGAAAAGCGAGCTATCGAGATTGCGGTGGACTCTGACGACGAAGCGACGGCAGAGGATGTTGGCCCAGACAGAGCCGGACAAATCACggcagcaggagagaggtgcgagagaagcagcgccgAGGACAGAGCGCTGGAAATGAGCCCTGGCGGCCTCCACGCACTCTCCGATCAGAGTCCTGGAGTGTCGggaacagacgaagacgaagcgctGCTCGCCGagcgacgcgaagaagcgtcCGACGCCAGTGCGGACACTCAGACACGCGCCGCAGACGTTCGGAGAGAGATCAGAGATccccgagaagaagaacaggaggaaaaagagaacgaagaacgaaaaaagaaCGGGGATgaagagacgacggagaaggaggcagttGAAACGCACACActggacgagaaagaaaaggaagccaTTCTTCAAAGTCTCTTTGTCGAtttcgacgaagacgaagacccACAACGCGACGCCTGCACTGTAGGgcggcttctccttctccacagTCGTCTCTGGCTAGAAATCGTCTGA
- a CDS encoding hypothetical protein (encoded by transcript TGME49_249290) → MKCKGDLPGLMSIREDLIKNKEKFWDQREKELESRRLQKQSDGAGEEVLTRKDLKKLTKQAKAKSRIRAQGRRNESAAPESSAAVSEASGREALDGQGAQKVDKDGEFLQDERDLNRRRTTDLQPGEFRIIHQGKVDLSELFGQNSTLPMEKAVPENLRVEIHLGSTVTSSSDIDVSISDDNKTLTVGQKSDPSAVHVVPLPHAVDVSKGRAQFFREKHHLHLVLPVWKSAFLPVFAKNNRESKGEKTESSGEAGAPVESEHRENAQSLFWAEEKTKPGKNQERIQGGGALCGASTESPDAGGCLDGEDKHAVDQTLDTPRENANEEEALLSSSSPKPQHCREKEGWGGCEAAQKRCGSLESERASDACNRAFDGDELSSAAFPGGQRGAETALLCEKSSDRERLSDFETRETGANACEEETNHVCSEETGTTSEEERRKTDGEFLEVVEPEFCRIARRDSARSPSDSEEQHNVEDAECLLDAEGCPDLEETVLTSEGASGFPQEQTHAVSLEKLEIRSPLLIGAESREAEERADEGESERISFVDCGHVFVAPSEEDREENEKTLGLPGSPSRNKAQEVNANSAEQERIEETHDCEKQKLEDPEVVEARQNLLLRFRLPPGFMPYAHRTSKVEVTDSRKVSFLLCVHHLALLHKRRPKPHKSGVLERTQSLSRVRGSQVLTMCQSSAFFSS, encoded by the exons TTCTAACGCGGAAAGATCTGAAGAAGCTCACGAAACAAGCGAAAGCAAAGAGTCGAATCAGAGCCCAAGGGCGGCGGAATGAAAGCGCCGCTCCAGAGAGTTCAGCGGCAGTGTCGGAGGCGTCTGGACGTGAGGCGTTAGATGGTCAAGGAGCCCAGAAAGTCGACAAAGATGGAGAATTTCTtcaagacgaaagagacttAAACCGTCGGAGAACGACAGACTTACAGCCGGGCGAGTTTCGAATTATCCACCAAGGAAAGGTCGACTTGTCGGAACTCTTCGGACAGAACTCAACG CTTCCCATGGAAAAAGCCGTTCCGGAGAACCTCCGCGTGGAGATACACCTAGGCTCTACTGTG ACTTCAAGCTCAGACATCGACGTTTCTATTTCCGACGATAATAAGACCTTGACCGTTGGTCAGAAAAGCGACCCATCTGCCGTT caTGTTGTGCCTCTGCCGCACGCAGTTGATGTCTCCAAAGGTCGGGCTCAGTTCTTCCGCGAAAAGCATCACCTGCACCTTGTTTTGCCAGTTTGGAAGTCTGCGTTCCTCCCGGTTTTCGCAAAAAACAATCGGGAAAGCAAAGGCGAAAAGACAGAGTCCTCTGGAGAGGCCGGCGCCCCTGTGGAGAGCGAACATCGTGAAAACGCACAGTCCTTGTTTTGGGCcgaggaaaagacaaagccTGGGAAGAACCAGGAACGCATTCAGGGTGGAGGTGCCCTTTGCGGTGCTTCAACAGAAAGTCCCGACGCGGGAGGATGTCTTGACGGCGAAGACAAGCACGCGGTTGATCAGACTTTAGACactccgagagaaaacgcaaacgaagaagaagctcttctttcgtcttcctccccgaAGCCTCAGCACTgtcgagaaaaggaaggatGGGGAGGCTGCGAAGCCGCGCAGAAGAGGTGTGGGTCTCTGGAATCTGAACGTGCGTCTGATGCATGCAATCGCGCTTTCGATGGCGACGAACTTTCCTCGGCagcttttcctggaggcCAGCGCGGAGCGGAGACGGCCCTCTTGTGTGAGAAGAGttcagacagagagaggctcAGCGACttcgagacgagagagaccggAGCAAAcgcctgcgaagaagagacaaaccaTGTGTGCAGTGAAGAGACGGGAACTacatctgaagaagagaggaggaagactgACGGTGAATTTTTGGAGGTGGTAGAGCCTGAGTTTTGCCGGATTGCTCGAAGGGACTCTGCACGTTCTCCCTCAGACTCTGAAGAACAGCACAACGTCGAAGACGcagagtgtctcctcgacgcTGAGGGATGCCCCGATCTGGAGGAGACGGTTCTCACCTCAGAGGGAGCATCGGGCTTCCCACAAgaacagacgcatgcagtttctctggagaaactcgagatCAGAAGTCCACTTCTCATTGGGGCGGAGAGtcgcgaggcagaagaacgcGCTGACGAAGGCGAATCCGAGCGAATCTCGTTCGTCGACTGTGGGCATGTGTTTGTTGCTCCTTCTGaggaagaccgagaagaaaatgAGAAAACACTGGGTCTCCCCGGTTCACCCAGTAGGAACAAGGCGCAAGAGGTGAACGCGAATTCTGCAGAGCAGGAACGAATCGAGGAAACGCACGActgcgagaagcagaaactgGAGGACCCTGAGGTCGTTGAAGCGAGGCAAAACCTGCTTCTGCggtttcgtctccctcccgGATTCATGCCTTACGCGCACAGGACCAGCAAAGTCGAAGTGACAGACTCTCGAAAAGtgagttttcttctttgcgtcCACCATCTAGCCTTGCTCCACAAACGCAGACCGAAGCCACACAAAAGCGGAGTCCTAGAAAGAACTCAGTCTTTATCTCGAGTTCGAGGTTCCCAAGTCTTGACGATGTGTCAGTCCTCAGCTTTCTTTTCGAGCTGA